A single Streptomyces sp. Edi2 DNA region contains:
- a CDS encoding glutamate synthase subunit beta — protein MADPKGFLNHEREVAKTRPVEERVKDWNEVYQPGSLLPIISKQASRCMDCGIPFCHNGCPLGNLIPEWNDYAYREDWTEASERLHATNNFPEFTGRLCPAPCESACVLGINQPPVTIKNVEVSIIDKAWDNGDVTPQPPERLSGKTVAVIGSGPAGLAAAQQLTRAGHTVAVYERADRIGGLLRYGIPEFKMEKRHINRRIEQMRTEGTKFRTEVEIGRDLDAKKLRKRYDAVVIAAGSTTSRDLPVPGRELNGIHFAMEYLPLANKVQEGDLTVAPISAEGKHVVVIGGGDTGADCVGTAHRQGAASVTQLEIMGKPGDERNANQPWPTFPMLYKVTSAHEEGGDRLYSVSTTHFEGDEDGNVQWLHLTEVEFKDGRPEPKPGTERKIPAQLVTLAMGFTGTDRENGLVEQFGLELDERGNIARDADFATNVPGVYVAGDAGRGQSLIVWAIAEGRSAAKGVDHFLTGVSALPAPIKPTDRALTV, from the coding sequence ATGGCTGACCCCAAGGGCTTCCTGAACCACGAGCGCGAGGTCGCCAAGACCCGCCCCGTCGAGGAGCGCGTCAAGGACTGGAACGAGGTCTACCAGCCCGGCTCCCTGCTGCCGATCATCAGCAAGCAGGCCTCGCGCTGCATGGACTGCGGCATCCCGTTCTGCCACAACGGCTGCCCGCTCGGAAACCTCATCCCCGAGTGGAACGACTACGCGTACCGCGAGGACTGGACCGAGGCCAGCGAGCGGCTGCACGCGACCAACAACTTCCCGGAGTTCACCGGCCGGCTGTGCCCCGCGCCCTGTGAGTCCGCCTGTGTGCTGGGCATCAACCAGCCGCCGGTGACCATCAAGAACGTCGAGGTCTCGATCATCGACAAGGCGTGGGACAACGGGGACGTCACCCCGCAGCCGCCCGAGCGCCTGTCCGGCAAGACCGTCGCCGTCATCGGCTCGGGCCCCGCGGGCCTGGCCGCCGCCCAGCAGCTGACCCGGGCCGGCCACACCGTCGCCGTCTACGAGCGCGCGGACCGTATCGGTGGTCTTCTCCGCTACGGCATCCCCGAGTTCAAGATGGAGAAGCGCCACATCAACCGCCGCATCGAGCAGATGCGCACGGAGGGCACCAAGTTCCGTACGGAGGTGGAGATCGGCCGGGACCTCGACGCCAAGAAGCTGCGCAAGCGCTATGACGCCGTGGTCATCGCCGCCGGTTCCACCACCTCCCGCGATCTGCCGGTGCCCGGCCGCGAGCTGAACGGCATCCACTTCGCGATGGAGTACCTGCCGCTCGCCAACAAGGTGCAGGAGGGCGACCTGACCGTTGCCCCGATCAGCGCCGAGGGCAAGCACGTGGTCGTCATCGGCGGCGGCGACACCGGCGCGGACTGCGTCGGCACCGCCCACCGCCAGGGCGCGGCCTCGGTCACCCAGCTGGAGATCATGGGCAAGCCGGGCGACGAGCGGAACGCCAACCAGCCCTGGCCGACCTTCCCGATGCTCTACAAGGTCACCTCCGCGCACGAGGAGGGCGGCGACCGGCTCTACTCCGTGTCCACCACCCACTTCGAGGGCGACGAGGACGGCAACGTCCAGTGGCTGCACCTGACCGAGGTGGAGTTCAAGGACGGCCGCCCGGAGCCGAAGCCCGGCACCGAGCGGAAGATCCCGGCCCAGCTGGTCACCCTCGCCATGGGCTTCACCGGCACCGACCGGGAGAACGGCCTGGTCGAGCAGTTCGGCCTGGAGCTCGACGAGCGCGGCAACATCGCCCGCGACGCGGACTTCGCCACCAACGTCCCCGGCGTGTACGTCGCCGGTGACGCCGGCCGCGGCCAGTCGCTGATCGTGTGGGCCATCGCCGAGGGCCGTTCCGCGGCCAAGGGCGTGGACCACTTCCTGACCGGAGTCAGCGCCCTGCCGGCTCCCATCAAGCCGACGGATCGCGCACTGACCGTGTGA
- the gltB gene encoding glutamate synthase large subunit: MRFASTHSATTSSASAAAWSPMDGRPAQQGMYDPRNEHDACGVGFVATLTGEASHALVEQALTVLTNLEHRGATGSEPDSGDGAGILLQVPDAFLRENVTFELPDAGAYAVGIAFLPSDAREAADAVARIEAIAREEDLDVIGWRVVPVAPQLLGNGARATMPAFSQIFVSDGVNTGLALDRKAFALRKRAEREAGVYFPSLSARTIVYKGMLTTGQLEPFFPDLSDRRFATAVALVHSRFSTNTFPSWPLAHPYRFVAHNGEINTVKGNRNWMRARESQLATKLFGKENAENLERLFPVCTADASDSASFDEVLELLHLGGRSLPHSVLMMVPEAWENSPAMDPARRAFYQYHSTMMEPWDGPACVTFTDGVQVGAVLDRNGLRPGRYWVTDDGLVVLSSEVGVLDIDPAKVVRKGRLQPGRMFLVDTAEGRIIEDDEIKAQLAAEQPYQEWLDSGLIELADLPEREHIVHTHASVTRRQQTFGYTEEELRVILAPMAKAGAEPIGSMGTDSPIAALSERPRLLFDYFTQLFAQVTNPPLDAIREELVTSLISSLGPQGNLLEPTAASCRSVTLPFPVIDNDELAKLVHINADGDMPGMKAVTLSGLYRVSGGGESLAARIEEICAEADAAIDDGARLIVLSDRHSDAEHAPIPSLLLTAAVHHHLIGTKERTQVGLLVEAGDVREVHHVALLIGFGAAAVNPYLAMESVEDLVRAGTFLPGVEAETAIKNLIKALGKGVLKVMSKMGISTVASYRGAQVFEAVGLDEEFVARYFHGTATKIGGAGLDVIAKEVAARHAKAYPASGIAATHRALDIGGEYQWRREGEPHLFDPDTVFRLQHSTRSRRYDIFKQYTDRVNEQSERLMTLRGLFSFASERPSIPIEEVEPASEIVKRFSTGAMSYGSISQEAHETLAIAMNQLGGKSNTGEGGEDPDRLYDPARRSAIKQVASGRFGVTSEYLVNSDDIQIKMAQGAKPGEGGQLPGHKVYPWVAKTRHSTPGVGLISPPPHHDIYSIEDLAQLIHDLKNANPQARIHVKLVSEVGVGTVAAGVSKAHADVVLISGHDGGTGASPLTSLKHAGGPWELGLAETQQTLLLNGLRDRIVVQTDGQLKTGRDVVIAALLGAEEYGFATAPLVVSGCIMMRVCHLDTCPVGIATQNPALRERFSGKAEYIVNFFQFIAEEVREILAELGFRSLDEAIGHADLLNTSRAVNHWKAQGLDLAPLLHVPELADGAVRHQVIEQDHGLEKALDNELIKLAADALAADTAEDAQPVRAQIAIRNINRTVGTMLGHEVTKKFGGAGLPDDTIDITFTGSAGQSFGAFLPRGITLRLEGDANDYVGKGLSGGRVVVRPDRGADHLAEYSTIAGNTLAYGATGGELYLRGRVGERFCVRNSGATVVSEGVGDHGCEYMTGGNAVVLGETGRNFAAGMSGGFAYVIDLDPANVNKELVDAVNPLNDDDKQWLHDVVQRHQEETGSTVAAKLLADWDAAAARFSKVIPPTYQAVLVAKDAAEQAGLSESETHEKMMEAATNG, translated from the coding sequence ATGCGTTTCGCGTCCACGCACTCCGCGACCACCAGCAGCGCCAGCGCCGCCGCCTGGTCGCCCATGGACGGCCGCCCTGCCCAGCAGGGCATGTACGACCCGCGCAACGAGCACGACGCCTGTGGCGTCGGCTTTGTGGCCACCCTCACCGGCGAGGCCAGCCACGCACTGGTCGAGCAGGCACTCACCGTCCTGACGAATCTGGAGCACCGCGGTGCCACCGGCTCCGAGCCCGACTCGGGCGACGGCGCCGGCATCCTGCTCCAGGTGCCGGACGCATTCCTTCGCGAGAACGTCACCTTCGAGCTCCCCGACGCCGGCGCCTACGCCGTCGGCATCGCCTTCCTGCCGTCCGATGCCCGGGAAGCGGCCGATGCCGTCGCCCGCATCGAGGCGATCGCCCGTGAAGAGGACCTGGACGTCATCGGCTGGCGGGTGGTCCCCGTCGCCCCGCAGCTGCTCGGCAACGGCGCCCGCGCCACCATGCCCGCCTTCTCCCAGATCTTCGTGAGCGACGGCGTGAACACCGGCCTGGCGCTGGACCGCAAGGCCTTCGCGCTGCGCAAGCGCGCCGAGCGGGAGGCCGGGGTCTACTTCCCCTCGCTGTCCGCCCGGACGATTGTGTACAAGGGCATGCTGACCACCGGCCAGCTGGAGCCCTTCTTCCCGGACCTGTCCGACCGCCGCTTCGCCACCGCCGTCGCGCTGGTCCACTCGCGGTTCTCCACCAACACCTTCCCGAGCTGGCCGCTCGCCCACCCGTACCGCTTCGTCGCGCACAACGGCGAGATCAACACGGTCAAGGGCAACCGCAACTGGATGCGGGCCCGCGAGTCGCAGCTCGCCACCAAGCTCTTCGGCAAGGAGAACGCCGAGAACCTGGAACGGCTGTTCCCGGTCTGCACCGCGGACGCCTCCGACTCCGCCTCCTTCGACGAGGTCCTGGAGCTGCTTCACCTCGGCGGCCGCTCGCTGCCGCACTCGGTGCTGATGATGGTCCCCGAGGCGTGGGAGAACTCCCCCGCCATGGACCCGGCCCGGCGCGCCTTCTACCAGTACCACTCCACGATGATGGAGCCCTGGGACGGCCCGGCCTGTGTCACCTTCACCGACGGCGTCCAGGTCGGCGCGGTCCTCGACCGCAACGGCCTGCGCCCCGGCCGCTACTGGGTCACCGACGACGGCCTGGTCGTGCTCTCCTCCGAGGTCGGCGTCCTGGACATCGACCCCGCCAAGGTGGTCCGCAAGGGCCGCCTGCAGCCCGGCCGGATGTTCCTCGTGGACACCGCCGAGGGCCGCATCATCGAGGACGACGAGATCAAGGCACAGCTCGCCGCCGAGCAGCCCTACCAGGAGTGGCTGGACTCCGGTCTGATCGAGCTCGCCGACCTGCCCGAGCGTGAGCACATCGTGCACACCCACGCCTCGGTCACCCGCCGCCAGCAGACCTTCGGCTACACCGAGGAAGAGCTGCGCGTCATCCTCGCCCCGATGGCCAAGGCCGGCGCCGAGCCCATCGGCTCGATGGGCACCGACTCGCCGATCGCCGCGCTCTCCGAGCGCCCCCGGCTGCTCTTCGACTACTTCACCCAGCTCTTCGCGCAGGTCACCAACCCGCCGCTGGACGCCATCCGCGAGGAGCTGGTCACCTCGCTGATCTCCTCCCTCGGCCCCCAGGGCAACCTCCTGGAGCCCACCGCGGCCTCCTGCCGCAGCGTGACCCTGCCCTTCCCAGTCATCGACAACGACGAGCTGGCCAAGCTCGTCCACATCAACGCCGACGGCGACATGCCCGGCATGAAGGCCGTGACCCTCTCCGGCCTCTACCGGGTCTCCGGCGGCGGCGAGTCGCTGGCCGCCCGGATCGAGGAGATCTGCGCCGAGGCCGACGCCGCCATCGACGACGGCGCCCGGCTGATCGTGCTCTCCGACCGCCACTCGGACGCCGAGCACGCGCCGATCCCGTCGCTGCTGCTGACCGCCGCGGTCCACCACCACCTCATCGGCACCAAGGAGCGCACCCAGGTCGGTCTGCTCGTCGAGGCCGGCGATGTGCGCGAGGTGCACCACGTCGCACTGCTCATCGGCTTCGGTGCCGCGGCCGTCAACCCGTACCTGGCCATGGAGTCGGTCGAGGACCTGGTCCGTGCCGGCACCTTCCTGCCCGGTGTCGAGGCCGAGACCGCCATCAAGAACCTGATCAAGGCGCTCGGCAAGGGCGTCCTGAAGGTGATGTCCAAGATGGGCATCTCCACCGTCGCCTCCTACCGGGGCGCGCAGGTCTTCGAGGCCGTCGGCCTGGACGAGGAGTTCGTCGCCCGGTACTTCCACGGCACCGCCACCAAGATCGGCGGCGCCGGCCTGGACGTCATCGCCAAGGAGGTCGCGGCGCGGCACGCCAAGGCCTACCCGGCCTCCGGCATCGCCGCCACGCACCGCGCGCTGGACATCGGCGGCGAGTACCAGTGGCGCCGCGAGGGCGAGCCGCACCTCTTCGACCCGGACACCGTCTTCCGGCTCCAGCACTCCACCCGCTCGCGCCGCTACGACATCTTCAAGCAGTACACGGACCGGGTGAACGAGCAGTCCGAGCGGCTGATGACGCTGCGCGGCCTGTTCTCCTTCGCCTCCGAGCGCCCCTCGATCCCGATCGAGGAGGTCGAGCCGGCGTCCGAGATCGTCAAGCGCTTCTCCACCGGCGCCATGTCGTACGGCTCCATCTCCCAGGAGGCGCACGAGACGCTGGCCATCGCCATGAACCAGCTGGGCGGCAAGTCCAACACCGGTGAGGGCGGCGAGGACCCGGACCGTCTCTACGACCCGGCGCGCCGCTCCGCCATCAAGCAGGTCGCCTCCGGCCGCTTCGGTGTGACCTCCGAGTACCTGGTCAACTCCGACGACATCCAGATCAAGATGGCCCAGGGCGCCAAGCCCGGCGAGGGCGGCCAGCTGCCCGGCCACAAGGTCTACCCGTGGGTCGCCAAGACCCGGCACTCCACCCCGGGCGTCGGCCTGATCTCGCCGCCGCCGCACCACGACATCTACTCCATCGAGGACCTGGCTCAGCTGATCCACGACCTCAAGAACGCCAACCCGCAGGCCCGCATCCACGTGAAGCTGGTCTCCGAGGTCGGCGTGGGCACGGTCGCCGCGGGTGTCTCCAAGGCGCACGCGGACGTGGTCCTGATCTCCGGCCACGACGGCGGTACGGGCGCCTCGCCGCTCACCTCGCTCAAGCACGCGGGCGGCCCCTGGGAGCTCGGCCTGGCCGAGACCCAGCAGACGCTGCTGCTCAACGGCCTGCGCGACCGCATCGTGGTGCAGACCGACGGCCAGCTCAAGACCGGCCGCGACGTCGTCATCGCCGCCCTGCTGGGCGCCGAGGAGTACGGCTTCGCCACCGCACCCCTGGTCGTCTCCGGCTGCATCATGATGCGGGTGTGCCACCTGGACACCTGCCCGGTCGGCATCGCCACCCAGAACCCGGCGCTGCGCGAGCGGTTCAGCGGCAAGGCCGAGTACATCGTCAACTTCTTCCAGTTCATCGCGGAAGAGGTCCGGGAGATCCTCGCCGAGCTGGGCTTCCGCAGCCTGGACGAGGCCATCGGCCACGCCGATCTGCTGAACACCTCCCGCGCCGTGAACCACTGGAAGGCGCAGGGGCTGGACCTGGCCCCGCTGCTGCACGTCCCCGAGCTGGCCGACGGCGCGGTGCGCCACCAGGTCATCGAGCAGGACCACGGCCTGGAGAAGGCGCTCGACAACGAGCTGATCAAGCTCGCCGCCGACGCCCTGGCCGCGGACACCGCCGAGGACGCCCAGCCGGTCCGGGCACAGATCGCGATCCGGAACATCAACCGGACCGTCGGCACCATGCTCGGCCACGAGGTCACCAAGAAGTTCGGTGGCGCGGGCCTGCCCGACGACACCATCGACATCACCTTCACCGGCTCGGCCGGCCAGTCCTTCGGCGCGTTCCTGCCGCGCGGCATCACGCTGCGCCTGGAGGGCGACGCCAACGACTACGTCGGCAAGGGCCTCTCCGGCGGCCGGGTCGTCGTCCGCCCGGACCGCGGCGCGGACCACCTGGCGGAGTACTCCACCATCGCCGGCAACACCCTCGCCTACGGCGCCACCGGCGGCGAGCTGTACCTGCGCGGCCGGGTCGGCGAACGCTTCTGCGTCCGCAACTCCGGCGCCACGGTGGTCTCCGAGGGCGTCGGCGACCACGGCTGCGAGTACATGACCGGCGGCAACGCGGTCGTGCTGGGCGAGACGGGCCGTAACTTCGCGGCCGGTATGTCCGGCGGCTTCGCCTACGTCATCGACCTCGACCCGGCCAACGTCAACAAGGAGCTCGTCGATGCGGTGAATCCGCTGAACGACGACGACAAGCAGTGGCTGCACGACGTCGTGCAGCGCCACCAGGAGGAGACCGGCTCCACCGTCGCCGCCAAGCTCCTCGCCGACTGGGATGCCGCAGCCGCGCGCTTCAGCAAGGTCATCCCGCCCACCTACCAGGCAGTGCTCGTCGCCAAGGACGCCGCTGAGCAGGCCGGACTCTCCGAGTCCGAGACCCACGAGAAGATGATGGAGGCGGCGACCAATGGCTGA
- a CDS encoding VIT1/CCC1 transporter family protein, which translates to MEIMDAAAPTHVAHRDNHTHRDVNGGWLRPAVFGAMDGLVSNLALMTGVAGGALSQQTIIITGLAGLAAGAFSMAAGEYTSVASQRELVQAELDIERSELRKHPKDELEELAALYESRGVEPALARQVAAQLSRDPEQALEIHAREELGIDPSDLPSPTVAAVSSFGSFALGALLPVLPYLLGASAIWPAVLLALVGLFACGAVVARVTARSWWFSGLRQLALGGAAAGVTYALGALFGTVVG; encoded by the coding sequence ATGGAGATCATGGATGCCGCGGCGCCGACGCACGTCGCCCACCGCGACAACCACACCCACCGCGATGTGAACGGCGGCTGGCTGCGCCCCGCCGTCTTCGGCGCGATGGACGGGCTGGTCTCGAACCTCGCCCTGATGACGGGTGTCGCCGGCGGTGCGCTGTCGCAGCAGACGATCATCATCACCGGCCTGGCGGGGCTGGCCGCCGGCGCCTTCTCGATGGCTGCGGGGGAGTACACCTCGGTCGCCTCGCAGCGTGAGCTGGTGCAGGCCGAGCTGGACATCGAGCGGTCCGAGCTGCGCAAGCACCCGAAGGACGAGCTGGAGGAGCTGGCGGCACTCTATGAGTCCCGCGGGGTCGAGCCGGCGCTCGCCCGGCAGGTCGCGGCTCAGCTGTCCAGGGACCCGGAGCAGGCCCTGGAGATCCATGCCCGCGAGGAGCTGGGTATCGACCCGTCCGACCTTCCTTCGCCCACCGTCGCCGCGGTCTCCTCCTTCGGATCGTTTGCGCTGGGCGCGCTGCTGCCTGTCCTTCCTTATCTGCTGGGGGCGTCCGCGATCTGGCCCGCGGTGTTGCTCGCGCTGGTCGGGCTGTTCGCCTGTGGTGCCGTGGTGGCGCGGGTGACGGCCCGCTCCTGGTGGTTCAGCGGGCTGCGGCAGCTCGCTCTCGGCGGCGCGGCCGCGGGTGTGACGTACGCCCTGGGAGCACTGTTCGGAACCGTCGTAGGCTGA
- a CDS encoding ADP-ribosylglycohydrolase family protein, protein MTYASEQTPAATPDARPEARTEARPIAAPDAPGVADVADAPTASETGAARAARAVQTLPTRAVPPVAEPSSPTGPVPPVVSAPPSLEDRAAGCLVGAAVGDALGGPVQGWSPEEIVKRHGGRVEGIVGPFHDNWRTARPIAPYHKGDGHVTDDTLMTHALVRVYETVRDHLDAYDIADHLVPDLIGTPRWIPELETEALPLQRIFLAEKWIVARLHYGHADPREAGVGNIVNCGAAMYMAPVGIVNAGNPDRAYAEALDIAGAHQASYGREAAGVFAAAVAAAFLPDATPSSVVVQALRLAKDGTRAAIEAVCEAAASLTDAESAPAALRAAVAPFDTVGPDYRNPSLGARRPSRLHAVEELPIALSMLLTGGGDFRATVLGAVNYGRDCDSIATMSGALVGALRGAAAVPAEWSEEVARASRLDLQAPGAALATVAREIFTRDRARARTHEQAFTAISAIPAMTEAGGR, encoded by the coding sequence ATGACGTACGCAAGCGAGCAGACACCGGCCGCGACGCCGGATGCGAGACCGGAGGCGAGGACGGAGGCGAGGCCGATCGCGGCACCGGATGCGCCGGGCGTGGCGGACGTGGCGGATGCGCCGACCGCCTCCGAAACAGGGGCCGCCCGCGCCGCCCGGGCCGTCCAGACCCTCCCGACCCGGGCCGTCCCCCCGGTCGCCGAGCCGTCGTCGCCCACCGGCCCGGTCCCGCCCGTCGTTTCCGCCCCGCCGTCCCTGGAGGACCGGGCGGCCGGATGCCTGGTCGGCGCCGCTGTCGGCGATGCGCTCGGCGGGCCCGTGCAGGGCTGGTCGCCGGAGGAGATCGTCAAGCGGCACGGCGGCCGGGTCGAGGGCATCGTCGGACCGTTCCACGACAACTGGCGCACCGCCCGCCCGATCGCGCCGTACCACAAGGGCGACGGCCACGTCACCGACGACACCCTGATGACGCATGCGCTGGTGCGGGTCTACGAAACGGTGCGCGACCACCTCGACGCCTATGACATCGCCGACCACCTGGTACCGGATCTGATCGGCACCCCGCGCTGGATCCCGGAGCTGGAGACCGAGGCACTGCCGCTGCAGCGGATCTTCCTCGCCGAGAAGTGGATCGTGGCGCGGCTGCACTACGGGCACGCGGACCCCCGCGAGGCGGGCGTCGGCAACATCGTCAACTGTGGTGCGGCGATGTACATGGCTCCGGTCGGCATCGTCAACGCCGGCAACCCGGACCGGGCGTACGCCGAGGCGCTGGACATCGCCGGTGCGCACCAGGCCTCCTACGGGCGGGAGGCGGCGGGGGTGTTCGCCGCGGCCGTGGCCGCCGCGTTCCTGCCGGACGCCACCCCGTCCTCGGTCGTCGTCCAGGCGCTGCGGCTGGCCAAGGACGGCACCCGTGCCGCGATCGAGGCGGTCTGCGAGGCCGCGGCGTCACTCACCGACGCCGAGTCGGCGCCGGCGGCGCTGCGTGCGGCCGTCGCCCCCTTCGACACGGTGGGCCCGGACTACCGCAACCCTTCGCTCGGCGCCCGTCGCCCCTCCCGGCTGCACGCCGTCGAAGAACTCCCCATCGCCCTGAGCATGTTGCTGACCGGTGGCGGCGACTTCCGCGCCACGGTCCTCGGCGCGGTCAACTACGGCCGCGACTGCGACTCGATCGCCACGATGAGCGGCGCGCTCGTCGGCGCGCTGCGCGGCGCGGCGGCGGTACCGGCCGAGTGGAGCGAGGAGGTCGCCCGCGCCAGCCGTCTCGATCTGCAGGCGCCCGGGGCCGCACTGGCCACCGTCGCCCGCGAGATCTTCACCCGTGACCGGGCCCGCGCCCGCACCCACGAGCAGGCCTTCACCGCGATCTCGGCCATTCCGGCGATGACGGAGGCGGGCGGGCGGTGA
- a CDS encoding CoA transferase, which produces MTDPTAPGTPGPGAGGPTAPEGPSPEPPSPGPLAGLRVLDLATLFAGPLAATLLGDYGAEVVKVEHPRRPDPARGHGPAKDGIGLWWKLVGRNKKTVTLDLSHPEGREVLLRLAAGADVVIENFRPGTLERWGLGWDELSARHPGLVLARVTGFGQFGPYARRPGFGTLAEAMSGFAAITGEPDGPPTLPPFGLADAIAALTTSYAVMAALHARAATGRGQVIDLALIEPMLTVLGPQPLWYDQLGHVQPRTGNRSADVAPRNTYRTADGSWVAVSTSAESVAARVMRLVGRPEVIDEPWFATGAGRARHTDELDTAVADWIARHDLAEVLAAFEKAEAAVAPVYGIREVMADPQYQALGTITEVPDDELGTVRMQNVLFRLSETPGAIRWAGRPHGADTDEVLAGIGLTGPEIAGLRAAGAL; this is translated from the coding sequence ATGACCGATCCCACCGCGCCCGGGACGCCAGGGCCCGGCGCCGGCGGCCCGACCGCCCCCGAGGGCCCCTCCCCGGAGCCCCCCTCCCCCGGTCCGCTCGCCGGGCTGCGGGTGCTCGATCTCGCCACGCTGTTCGCCGGCCCGCTCGCCGCCACCCTGCTGGGGGACTACGGCGCCGAGGTGGTCAAGGTCGAGCATCCGCGCCGCCCCGACCCGGCACGCGGCCACGGGCCCGCCAAGGACGGCATCGGACTGTGGTGGAAGCTGGTGGGCCGCAACAAGAAGACCGTCACGCTCGATCTGTCCCACCCGGAGGGCCGCGAGGTCCTGCTGCGGCTGGCTGCCGGGGCCGACGTCGTCATCGAGAACTTCCGGCCCGGGACCCTGGAGCGCTGGGGGCTGGGCTGGGACGAGCTGTCCGCGCGCCATCCGGGGCTGGTGCTGGCCCGGGTCACCGGCTTCGGGCAGTTCGGCCCGTACGCCCGCCGCCCCGGGTTCGGCACCCTGGCCGAGGCGATGAGCGGCTTCGCCGCGATCACCGGCGAGCCGGACGGCCCGCCGACCCTGCCGCCGTTCGGCCTCGCCGACGCGATCGCCGCGCTGACCACGTCGTACGCCGTGATGGCCGCGCTGCACGCCCGGGCGGCGACCGGGCGCGGCCAGGTCATCGACCTGGCGCTGATCGAACCGATGCTGACCGTCCTCGGCCCCCAGCCGCTCTGGTACGACCAGCTCGGTCACGTCCAGCCGCGGACCGGCAACCGCTCCGCCGATGTCGCGCCGCGCAACACCTACCGCACCGCCGACGGCTCCTGGGTGGCGGTCTCCACCTCGGCCGAGTCGGTCGCCGCGCGGGTGATGCGGCTGGTCGGCCGGCCCGAGGTGATCGACGAGCCCTGGTTCGCGACCGGCGCGGGGCGTGCCCGGCACACCGATGAGCTCGATACGGCGGTCGCCGACTGGATCGCCCGGCACGACCTCGCCGAGGTACTGGCCGCCTTCGAGAAGGCCGAAGCGGCGGTGGCCCCCGTCTACGGCATCCGCGAGGTGATGGCGGATCCGCAGTACCAGGCGCTGGGAACGATCACCGAAGTCCCGGACGACGAGCTCGGCACCGTCCGGATGCAGAACGTGCTCTTCCGGCTCTCCGAGACGCCGGGCGCCATCCGGTGGGCGGGCCGCCCGCACGGCGCGGACACGGACGAAGTGCTCGCCGGGATCGGCCTGACCGGTCCCGAGATCGCGGGGCTGCGCGCGGCGGGAGCGCTGTGA